From one Catenuloplanes nepalensis genomic stretch:
- a CDS encoding ABC transporter substrate-binding protein codes for MMYTSRRNLLRLAGAVGVASVLAACGGGGDDSGTGGETVSADDVTKALEEGGELLIWSWDTTIKPTADAFMAKYPKVKIEVVNAGTNADQYVALQNALQAGKGVPDLAHIEYYALSQFALQKQVADLTGFGAPALKDKFAPGPWNGVTPNGGVFGLPLDSGPMVLYYNEEVFKKHNIAVPATWDEYYEAAKKLRAADPKVYIASDSGDAGTTTSMIWQAGGKPYTVEGNNVTINFADAGAQKYAALWQKMIDEKLLSNISGWTDEWFQALGNGTLATLVVGAWMPSNLVSGAPNGAGKWRVAPMPQWEAGGTATAENGGSAMSVMEASTRKALGYGFLEYLTNGEGVKTRLDNGAFPATTADLNSPEFQAKEFEYFGGQKINELFAQSSANVVPGWQYLPFQVYANSIFKDTAGQAYITPTKLADGLKAWQDASIKYGNEQGFTVK; via the coding sequence ATGATGTACACCTCTCGGCGCAACCTCCTGCGCCTGGCCGGCGCGGTCGGTGTGGCCTCCGTGCTCGCGGCCTGCGGTGGCGGCGGCGACGACTCCGGCACCGGTGGCGAGACCGTCTCGGCGGACGACGTCACCAAGGCGCTCGAGGAAGGCGGCGAGCTGCTGATCTGGTCGTGGGACACCACGATCAAGCCGACCGCCGACGCGTTCATGGCCAAGTACCCCAAGGTCAAGATCGAAGTCGTCAACGCGGGTACGAACGCCGACCAGTACGTGGCGCTGCAGAACGCGCTGCAGGCCGGCAAGGGCGTCCCGGACCTCGCGCACATCGAGTACTACGCGCTGTCCCAGTTCGCGCTGCAGAAGCAGGTCGCGGACCTGACCGGCTTCGGCGCCCCGGCGTTGAAGGACAAGTTCGCCCCCGGACCGTGGAACGGCGTCACCCCCAACGGCGGCGTCTTCGGCCTGCCGCTCGACTCCGGCCCGATGGTGCTGTACTACAACGAGGAAGTCTTCAAGAAGCACAACATCGCGGTGCCGGCCACCTGGGACGAGTACTACGAGGCCGCGAAGAAGCTGCGCGCCGCGGACCCGAAGGTCTACATCGCCTCGGACTCCGGCGACGCCGGCACCACCACCTCGATGATCTGGCAGGCCGGCGGCAAGCCGTACACGGTCGAGGGCAACAACGTCACGATCAACTTCGCGGACGCCGGCGCGCAGAAGTACGCCGCGCTCTGGCAGAAGATGATCGACGAGAAGCTGCTGTCGAACATCTCCGGCTGGACCGACGAGTGGTTCCAGGCGCTGGGCAACGGCACGCTCGCCACCCTGGTCGTCGGCGCCTGGATGCCGAGCAACCTGGTCTCCGGCGCGCCGAACGGCGCCGGCAAGTGGCGCGTCGCCCCGATGCCGCAGTGGGAGGCGGGCGGCACCGCCACCGCCGAGAACGGCGGCTCCGCGATGTCGGTCATGGAGGCCTCGACCCGCAAGGCGCTCGGCTACGGCTTCCTGGAGTACCTGACCAACGGCGAGGGCGTGAAGACCCGCCTGGACAACGGCGCGTTCCCGGCCACCACGGCCGACCTGAACTCGCCGGAGTTCCAGGCCAAGGAGTTCGAGTACTTCGGCGGTCAGAAGATCAACGAGCTGTTCGCCCAGTCCTCCGCCAACGTGGTGCCGGGCTGGCAGTACCTGCCGTTCCAGGTCTACGCGAACTCCATCTTCAAGGACACGGCCGGCCAGGCGTACATCACGCCCACCAAGCTGGCCGACGGCCTGAAGGCGTGGCAGGACGCGTCCATCAAGTACGGCAACGAGCAGGGCTTCACCGTCAAGTAG
- a CDS encoding carbohydrate ABC transporter permease, giving the protein MTTLQDAPAQKKQAPGKVRKYSTRPRKSITLTLATGIILLYSVVPLIWLVINATKSREGLTDSFGLWFADGEFLLWDNIVSTLTYNDGIFGRWFLNTLLYVVVGAGGATFLAVLGGYGLAKFNFPGRGAVFAVVIGAVAVPGTALAVPTFLMFSQMGLTDTPWAIIIPSLISPFGLYLMWTFANDAIPTELLEAARVDGSGEFRTFFQVGIPLLAPGIVTVLLFTTVATWNNYFLPLIMLKDPDWYPLTLGLNAWNAQATTNGGEVIFHLVITGSLLMIIPLIAAFLLLQRYWQSGLAAGSVKE; this is encoded by the coding sequence ATGACGACGCTCCAGGACGCGCCTGCCCAGAAGAAGCAGGCGCCGGGGAAGGTGCGGAAGTACAGCACCAGGCCGCGCAAGAGCATCACGCTGACGCTGGCCACCGGCATCATCCTGCTCTACAGCGTGGTGCCGCTGATCTGGCTGGTCATCAACGCGACCAAGAGCCGTGAGGGCCTGACCGACTCGTTCGGCCTGTGGTTCGCCGACGGCGAGTTCCTGCTCTGGGACAACATCGTCAGCACGCTGACGTACAACGACGGGATCTTCGGCCGTTGGTTCCTGAACACGCTGCTCTACGTGGTGGTCGGCGCGGGCGGTGCCACGTTCCTGGCCGTCCTCGGCGGCTACGGCCTGGCGAAGTTCAACTTCCCCGGCCGCGGCGCGGTCTTCGCGGTCGTGATCGGCGCGGTCGCGGTGCCCGGCACCGCGCTCGCGGTCCCCACGTTCCTCATGTTCAGCCAGATGGGCCTGACGGACACCCCCTGGGCGATCATCATCCCGTCACTGATCTCGCCGTTCGGCCTGTACCTGATGTGGACGTTCGCGAACGACGCGATCCCCACCGAGCTGCTGGAGGCGGCGCGAGTGGACGGATCGGGCGAGTTCCGCACGTTCTTCCAGGTCGGCATCCCGCTGCTGGCCCCCGGCATCGTCACGGTCCTGCTCTTCACCACGGTCGCGACCTGGAACAACTACTTCCTGCCGCTGATCATGCTGAAGGACCCGGACTGGTACCCGCTGACGCTCGGCCTGAACGCCTGGAACGCACAGGCGACGACGAACGGCGGCGAGGTCATCTTCCACCTGGTGATCACCGGATCCCTCCTCATGATCATTCCGCTGATCGCCGCATTCCTTCTCCTCCAGCGCTACTGGCAGTCGGGCCTGGCCGCCGGAAGCGTCAAAGAGTAA
- a CDS encoding carbohydrate ABC transporter permease, with protein MTTAQAALPKPRRRRSWTGWQFVGPFMAVFALVFLAPIAYSIYISLFKTRLIGGTSFVGLENYQQALSDPNFWDGLGRVALFLAIQVPIMLGLALLAALAIDSGRLHGAGFFRITIFLPYAVPAVVAAIMWGFMYGNQFGLVGNINEAFGVDIPAPLGPDWILASIGNIVTWEFVGYNMLIFYSALRVIPASLYEAAEIDGAGQFRIIRSIKLPAIRGALVIATIFSIIGSFQLFTEPSILQKLAPNAITTFFTPNYYAYSLSFNGQQYNYSATIAIIMGLVTMIIAYVIQLRGMRKGS; from the coding sequence ATGACTACGGCGCAAGCGGCGCTTCCGAAGCCGCGCCGGCGGCGATCGTGGACCGGATGGCAGTTCGTGGGGCCGTTCATGGCCGTCTTCGCGCTGGTCTTCCTCGCTCCGATCGCATATTCGATCTACATCAGCCTGTTCAAGACGCGGCTGATCGGTGGCACCTCGTTCGTCGGGCTGGAGAACTACCAGCAGGCGCTGAGCGACCCGAACTTCTGGGACGGTCTGGGCCGGGTGGCGCTCTTCCTGGCGATCCAGGTGCCGATCATGCTGGGTCTCGCGCTGCTGGCCGCGCTCGCCATCGACAGTGGGCGGCTGCACGGCGCGGGCTTCTTCCGCATCACGATCTTCCTGCCCTACGCGGTGCCGGCCGTGGTCGCCGCGATCATGTGGGGCTTCATGTACGGCAACCAGTTCGGCCTGGTCGGCAACATCAACGAGGCCTTCGGGGTCGACATCCCGGCGCCGTTGGGTCCGGACTGGATCCTGGCCAGCATCGGCAACATCGTGACCTGGGAGTTCGTGGGTTACAACATGCTGATCTTCTACTCCGCACTGCGGGTCATTCCGGCCTCGCTCTACGAGGCCGCGGAGATCGACGGTGCCGGCCAGTTCCGGATCATCCGCTCGATCAAGCTGCCGGCCATCCGGGGCGCGCTCGTCATCGCCACGATCTTCTCGATCATCGGCAGCTTCCAGCTGTTCACCGAGCCGTCGATCCTGCAGAAGCTGGCGCCGAACGCGATCACCACGTTCTTCACGCCGAACTACTACGCGTACTCGCTGTCGTTCAACGGCCAGCAGTACAACTACTCGGCGACCATCGCGATCATCATGGGCCTGGTCACCATGATCATCGCCTATGTGATCCAGCTGCGCGGCATGCGGAAGGGGAGCTGA
- a CDS encoding LacI family DNA-binding transcriptional regulator, which translates to MADVARLAGVSAQTVSRVSTGHPGVVGSTRAQVLAAMKELGYRPNSAARALKRGEFRTIGVILFTLATTGNSRTVEAIANHAAREGYAITIIPVAAPTQDGVLGAFTRLGELAVDGAIVIMEVHLLDTTRITLPPGVQVVVVDSDAGDTYTVVDTDQADGARAAVKHLLSLGHTTVHHVTGPAASFSSERRAAAWRSVLTEAGAPVPAPLIGDWSADSGYAAGLRLADDPSCTAVFASNDQMALGLLRAFHERGRSVPGEISVVGFDDIPESRNFLPPLTTVHQDFAEMGRRCVQMVLRQIRHEGTTPGTTLVPTRLVERSSTAPPPARPTS; encoded by the coding sequence ATGGCCGACGTGGCCCGGCTGGCGGGCGTCTCGGCCCAGACCGTCTCGCGCGTCTCCACCGGGCACCCCGGCGTGGTCGGCTCCACCCGCGCGCAGGTGCTCGCGGCCATGAAGGAGCTCGGCTACCGCCCGAACAGCGCGGCCCGGGCCCTGAAGCGCGGCGAGTTCCGCACCATCGGCGTCATCCTGTTCACGCTGGCCACCACCGGCAACAGCCGCACGGTCGAGGCGATCGCCAACCACGCGGCCCGCGAGGGGTACGCGATCACCATCATCCCGGTGGCCGCGCCCACCCAGGACGGCGTGCTCGGCGCGTTCACCCGGCTCGGCGAGCTGGCGGTCGACGGCGCGATCGTCATCATGGAGGTCCACCTGCTCGACACCACTCGGATCACGCTCCCGCCGGGCGTACAGGTCGTGGTGGTCGACTCCGACGCGGGCGACACCTACACGGTGGTCGACACCGACCAGGCCGACGGCGCCCGCGCGGCCGTGAAACACCTGCTCTCACTCGGGCACACCACGGTCCACCACGTGACCGGCCCGGCCGCGTCCTTCTCCAGCGAACGCCGGGCCGCGGCCTGGCGGTCCGTGCTGACCGAGGCGGGCGCGCCGGTACCGGCACCGCTGATCGGCGACTGGTCGGCGGACTCCGGCTACGCGGCCGGCCTGCGACTGGCGGACGACCCGTCCTGCACGGCGGTGTTCGCGTCCAACGACCAGATGGCGCTGGGCCTGCTGCGGGCGTTCCACGAGCGCGGGCGATCGGTGCCAGGCGAGATCAGCGTGGTCGGCTTCGACGACATCCCGGAATCCCGCAACTTCCTGCCGCCGCTGACGACGGTGCACCAGGACTTCGCGGAGATGGGACGGAGGTGCGTGCAGATGGTCCTGCGCCAGATCCGGCACGAGGGCACGACACCGGGCACCACGCTGGTGCCGACGCGGCTGGTCGAACGCTCCAGCACGGCTCCCCCACCGGCGCGGCCGACTTCATGA
- a CDS encoding PhzF family phenazine biosynthesis protein has protein sequence MEILRYTAFSDDPNGGNPAGVVLDATGATEPEMLAVAAEIGYSETAFLIPRPDGEHDVRYFSPLAEVPFCGHATIATAVAHADRHGPGQLRLHTRAGLVAVSTTGRTATLVSVAPRTADLEDLDPLLEILGWSRDDLDPVLPPRAAFAGAWHPVLAARTRARLAKLDYDLDTLAALMAGRDWTTIMLVHRESDTVFHARNPFPPGGIVEDPATGAAAAAFGGYLRSLGPAPATITIHQGYDMGRPSVLTVGIPTSPSAGIPVTGSAVPLPA, from the coding sequence ATGGAGATCCTGCGTTACACCGCGTTCAGCGACGACCCGAACGGCGGCAACCCGGCCGGTGTGGTCCTCGACGCCACCGGGGCGACCGAGCCCGAGATGCTGGCCGTGGCCGCGGAGATCGGCTACTCCGAGACCGCGTTCCTGATCCCCCGCCCGGACGGCGAGCACGACGTCCGCTACTTCAGCCCGCTCGCCGAGGTGCCGTTCTGCGGCCACGCCACGATCGCCACCGCGGTCGCGCACGCGGACCGGCACGGCCCCGGGCAGCTGCGCCTGCACACCCGCGCCGGGCTGGTCGCGGTCTCCACCACCGGCCGTACCGCGACGCTGGTCAGCGTCGCACCGCGTACCGCAGATCTCGAGGATCTGGACCCGCTGCTCGAAATCCTCGGCTGGTCCCGGGACGACCTCGACCCGGTGCTGCCGCCACGGGCCGCGTTCGCCGGGGCGTGGCACCCCGTGCTCGCCGCCCGCACCCGGGCCCGGCTGGCGAAGCTCGACTACGACCTGGACACGCTCGCCGCGCTGATGGCCGGCCGCGACTGGACCACGATCATGCTGGTCCACCGCGAGTCGGACACCGTCTTCCACGCCCGCAACCCGTTCCCGCCCGGCGGCATCGTCGAGGACCCGGCCACCGGCGCGGCCGCCGCGGCGTTCGGCGGCTACCTGCGCTCCCTCGGACCGGCCCCGGCAACCATCACGATCCACCAGGGGTACGACATGGGCCGCCCCAGCGTCCTGACCGTCGGCATCCCCACCAGCCCCTCCGCCGGTATCCCGGTCACCGGCAGCGCGGTCCCCCTCCCCGCCTGA